A part of Xenopus tropicalis strain Nigerian chromosome 4, UCB_Xtro_10.0, whole genome shotgun sequence genomic DNA contains:
- the ca5b gene encoding carbonic anhydrase 5A, mitochondrial: MVFRGYNKFLLSLSTSEWPRKTLRLRPPRWVPARMCNISACSYKLRNVDLHPLWRGEIEVPGGSRQSPINIRIRDSVFHPQLAPVHTQYDPNTCLYIWNNGYSFFVEYDDSTDKSTVSGGPLENPFRLKQFHFHWGRNNDWGSEHTVDSRVFPAELHLVHWNCSKYRTFEEAIMEPNGLAVIGVFLKVGKHHEKLQKLVDILPSVRYKDALTEFNYFDSSCLLPSCGDYWTYSGSLTTPPLTESVTWIIMKKPIEVDHSQLAVFRSLLFTAVGEEERYMVDNFRPLQPLMNRTVHSSFEPALQIPHKKSEEHTHRQQAG; the protein is encoded by the exons ATGGTGTTTCGGGGCTACAACAAGTTTCTGCTGTCCTTGTCAACTTCCGAATGGCCTCGCAAAACTCTGAGGCTTAGGCCACCGAGATGGGTGCCGGCCCGAATGTGCAATATAAGTGCCTGTTCCTACAAGCTAAGGAATGTCGATT TACACCCATTGTGGAGAGGTGAAATCGAAGTTCCTGGGGGTTCTCGTCAGTCTCCGATTAACATTCGAATTCGCGACAGTGTTTTCCATCCTCAACTAGCACCTGTGCATACTCAGTATGACCCGAATACATGTCTTTACATCTGGAATAATGGCTACTCCTTCTTTGTGGAATATGATGACTCTACTGACAAATCAA CTGTTAGTGGAGGACCTCTAGAAAACCCATTTAGACTGAAGCAGTTTCATTTCCACTGGGGCAGAAACAACGACTGGGGCTCTGAGCACACTGTGGATAGCAGAGTGTTCCCTGCAGAG CTTCACCTGGTGCACTGGAACTGTTCCAAATATCGGACGTTTGAGGAAGCGATTATGGAACCCAATGGCTTGGCTGTTATTGGCGTGTTCTTGAAG GTGGGGAAACACCATGAGAAGCTGCAAAAGTTGGTGGACATTTTACCATCTGTCAGATACAAG gatgCTCTCACAGAATTTAATTACTTTGACTCATCTTGCCTTTTGCCGTCCTGCGGTGATTACTGGACCTATTCAGGGTCTTTAACCACTCCACCACTGACTGAATCGGTGACTTGGATTATTATGAAAAAACCTATTGAAGTTGATCACAGTCAG cTGGCTGTTTTTCGAAGCCTTCTCTTCACTGCTGTAGGAGAGGAGGAAAGATATATGGTGGACAACTTCCGTCCTTTGCAGCCACTCATGAACCGTACTGTCCATTCATCTTTTGAGCCAGCTCTGCAAATACCTCACAAGAAGTCAGAGgaacacacacacaggcaacagGCTGGATAA